In Thermosphaera sp., the sequence ACGTTATCCATGATGGGCGCGCCATTACTGATAATACTACTAAGGGGAACTCGGTATGGCGGTCATAAAGATACTTGGAGTTGACGTCCACTACGAGGACTATGAAGCTCTAAGCAATATCACGCTAGACGTTTCTCCGGGGGAAGTAGTATCCATAATTGGTCCTAACGGTAGCGGGAAGACAACCCTCCTTAAAACTATAGATAAGATAGTAAAGCCATTCAAAGGTTCCATACTGATCGATGGGAAAAATATTAACAAGTTGAATTGGCGCGAGTTAGCTAAGAAAGTTAGCTACTGTCCCCAGAAAGTGAATACTCTGGGAACCACTACTGTCATTGATTTCGTGCTTACCGGTCGAAGACCATATGTTAATTTCGCGTATAGTAAGTTGGATTACGAGAAAGCATATGATGCACTACGCATGGTTAATTGCTGTGAATTAGCATTTAGGAGACTCGACCAGCTTAGTGGTGGGGAGTTGCAAAGGGTTTTGATAGCTAGAGCTATTGTTGCAGAACCGAAAGTATTATTAATGGATGAGCCAACCTCCAGTCTGGACCCTAGATACCAGGTTGAAATATTAGAGCTTGTTAAAAAATTCTCGAGAACTAGGAACCTCTCCGTAATAATGTCCCTTCACGATTTAACACACGCCTACAGGTTTTCTGATAAGATCGTCGTGCTTAAGAGAGGTAGAATAATAGCTGCAGGTCGACCGAGCGAAGTGTTGACCGAAGAGATCATACTTAAAGCGTTCGATGTAAAAGCAAAAGTGCTCGAGGATCTAAAGGTCGTCGTCATTGAAAGCGTTGTATAGCACCATTATCACTTATCCTCAATCATCTACGAACCGAAGATACGGCAAAAGATTAGTGCTGTCTCGGGACTTCTCCAATACTGATGTATTAATGGTTGACATATGCCTGGTCAAATACCTTTGTTCAACATTATGCGCGAGGCCTGTTGCGGCAACCACTGCAGTGTTTCGTAGAACTCTTAATTAGAGATTTCATCCTCCAACACCCAAGATTGTGTGAGAATGCGTTTGCCATACAAGCAGATGGCAGATATATTAGCTTCTTCTTGCTGGCTTGTTTCTCAATCAAGCTTTTAATATCGGATGTGTCAACCGTATATTGAACATTATCTTTCAGATCTTTTTCCCTTCCCTTAAGCCTTCTGATAATCTCGGAGGTATCCAAACCTACGTCTGTAAGCCTGTCCAATATTGACCTAGTAACTCGCA encodes:
- a CDS encoding ABC transporter ATP-binding protein, coding for MAVIKILGVDVHYEDYEALSNITLDVSPGEVVSIIGPNGSGKTTLLKTIDKIVKPFKGSILIDGKNINKLNWRELAKKVSYCPQKVNTLGTTTVIDFVLTGRRPYVNFAYSKLDYEKAYDALRMVNCCELAFRRLDQLSGGELQRVLIARAIVAEPKVLLMDEPTSSLDPRYQVEILELVKKFSRTRNLSVIMSLHDLTHAYRFSDKIVVLKRGRIIAAGRPSEVLTEEIILKAFDVKAKVLEDLKVVVIESVV